A window of the Diospyros lotus cultivar Yz01 unplaced genomic scaffold, ASM1463336v1 superscaf1, whole genome shotgun sequence genome harbors these coding sequences:
- the LOC127792927 gene encoding uncharacterized protein LOC127792927 isoform X2, translating into MQHDTQAILCHNSDCREKPNESHNALASNNTNQHLGEGDRCLVERADINSISTNKHDDRAQVDINSCNVGERAYRRKRRKTKPTQKVSGSVEGFPSCVPSVPDSSAGDSSLHNLDETTERKEQGGTYRRKRGKTKPTEKVSRSVEGFPSCVPSVPDSSAGDSSLHNLDETTERKEQGGTYQRKRGKTKPTEKVSGSVEGFPSCVPSIPDSSAGDSSLYNLDETTERKEQGGTYRRKRGKTKPTEKVSGSVEGFPSCVTSVPDSSAGDSSLHNLDETTERKEQGGTYRRKRGKTKPTEKVSGSVEGFPSCVTSVPDSSAGDSSLHNLDETTERKEQGGTYRRKRGKTKPTEKVLGSVEGFPSCVTSVPDSSAGDSSLHNLDETTERKERGGTYRRKRGKTKPTEKVLGSVEGSPSSVTSVPDSSAGDSSLHGCIEKMMGEVVGGHGTPFLAVGVISPEKASSECPNSKPAYREQEQKIQTENLEETINRQTLVEDVSHVGLPEKCFEKGNMDNLGVKRNAILDVQSPKEICHKSTTSNEVCGGGDPSVEKLESENLVIQHRVKDEMPSSLQLDDINSAVNEKGGLQQRLQLSPEGAAPTNLGKKLLVLDVNGLLADIVPYVSEGYTPDTIISRKAVFKRPFCDDFLQFCFEKFHVGVWSSRTKRNVESVLDFLMGKSKQNLLFCWDQSHCTDTGFNTVENRDKPLLLKELKKLWEKHESNLPWERGEYNESNTLLLDDSPYKALKNPRHTAVFPLSYQYKDVNDNSLGPNGDLRVYLEGLALADNVQKYVELNPFGQRPITETNLSWGFYLKVIGTTSSIKQEDDTECSGCHKDLRNDRANYYRN; encoded by the exons ATGCAGCATGATACACAAGCGATTTTATGTCACAATAGTGACTGCAGAGAGAAGCCAAATGAGAGTCATAATGCCTTAGCAAGTAATAACACTAATCAACACCTTGGGGAGGGTGATCGATGCCTTGTTGAAAGAGCTGATATCAATTCTATTTCAACTAACAAACATGATGACCGTGCTCAGGTTGATATTAACTCTTGTAATGTGGGTGAACGAGCCTAtcgaaggaaaagaagaaagactAAGCCAACACAAAAAGTGTCAGGATCCGTCGAGGGGTTTCCCTCCTGTGTACCATCTGTACCAGACAGTTCAGCTGGAGATTCTTCCTTGCATAATTTAGATGAAACAACTGAGAGGAAGGAACAAGGTGGAACCTATCGAAGGAAAAGAGGAAAGACTAAGCCAACAGAAAAAGTGTCAAGATCCGTCGAGGGGTTTCCCTCCTGTGTACCATCTGTACCAGACAGTTCAGCTGGAGATTCTTCCTTGCATAATTTAGATGAAACAACTGAGAGGAAGGAACAAGGTGGAACCTATCAAAGGAAAAGAGGAAAGACTAAGCCAACAGAAAAAGTGTCAGGATCCGTCGAGGGGTTTCCCTCCTGTGTACCATCTATACCAGATAGTTCAGCTGGAGATTCTTCCTTGTATAATTTAGATGAAACAACTGAGAGGAAGGAACAAG GTGGAACCTATCGAAGGAAAAGAGGAAAGACTAAGCCAACAGAAAAAGTGTCAGGATCCGTCGAGGGGTTTCCCTCCTGTGTAACATCTGTACCAGACAGTTCAGCTGGAGATTCTTCCTTGCATAATTTAGATGAAACAACTGAGAGGAAGGAACAAGGTGGAACCTATCGAAGGAAAAGAGGAAAGACTAAGCCAACAGAAAAAGTGTCAGGATCCGTCGAGGGGTTTCCCTCCTGTGTAACATCTGTACCAGACAGTTCAGCTGGAGATTCTTCCTTGCATAATTTAGATGAAACAACTGAGAGGAAGGAACAAGGTGGAACCTATCGAAGGAAAAGAGGAAAGACTAAGCCAACAGAAAAAGTGTTAGGATCCGTCGAGGGGTTTCCCTCCTGTGTAACATCTGTACCAGACAGTTCAGCTGGAGATTCTTCCTTGCATAATTTAGATGAAACAACTGAGAGGAAGGAACGAGGTGGAACCTATCGAAGGAAAAGAGGAAAGACTAAGCCAACAGAAAAAGTGTTAGGATCCGTCGAGGGGTCTCCCTCCTCTGTAACATCTGTACCAGACAGTTCAGCTGGAGATTCTTCCTTGCATGGCTGTATAGAGAAAATGATGGGGGAAGTGGTAGGAGGACATGGTACACCATTTTTGGCTGTAGGAGTTATCTCACCAGAAAAAGCTTCTAGTGAATGTCCAAATAGCAAACCTGCATATAGGGAACAAGAGCAAAAAATTCAGACGGAAAACTTGGAAGAGACTATTAACAGGCAAACTTTGGTGGAGGATGTGTCACATGTTGGTCTTCctgaaaaatgttttgaaaaggGTAACATGGATAACCTAGGTGTCAAGCGGAATGCAATACTTGATGTGCAATCTCCAAAAGAAATTTGTCATAAATCCACAACATCCAATGAAGTATGTGGTGGTGGTGATCCTTCTGTTGAGAAACTAGAGTCTGAAAATTTGGTAATACAACACAGGGTAAAAGATGAAATGCCTTCATCATTGCAGTTGGATGATATTAATTCAGCTGTTAATGAAAAGGGAGGGCTTCAACAGAGGTTGCAGTTGTCGCCCGAAGGAGCAGCTCCTACCAATTTGGGAAAAAAGCTTCTCGTTCTTGATGTAAATGGACTGCTGGCTGATATTGTTCCTTATGTATCTGAAGGATATACACCAGACACAATAATATCAAGGAAAGCAG TATTCAAGAGGCCCTTTTGCGATGATTTTTTGCAATTTTGCTTTGAGAAATTTCATGTGGGTGTCTGGTCATCAAGGACCAA GAGGAATGTGGAATCAGTTCTTGattttctcatgggaaaatccAAGCAGAATTTGCTTTTCTGTTGG GACCAGTCTCACTGTACAGATACGGGTTTCAATACAGTTGAGAACAGAGACAAGCCTCTGCTTTTGAAAGAACTGAAGAAATTATGGGAAAAGCATGAATCAAATCTTCCATGGGAGAGGGGAGAATATAATGAATCAAACACACTACTGTTGGATGATTCTCCCTACAAGGCCTTGAAGAATCCT CGCCATACAGCCGTCTTCCCTCTTTCATACCAGTACAAGGACGTAAATGATAATTCTTTAG GACCTAATGGTGACCTTCGGGTTTATCTGGAAGGATTAGCGTTGGCTGACAATGTCCAAAAATACGTAGAGCTGAATCCATTTGGCCAACGGCCTATCACGGAGACGAATTTATCTTGGGGTTTTTATCTTAAGGTTATTGGGACCACCTcatccataaagcaagaagatgATACTGAATGTTCTGGTTGTCATAAAGATTTGCGGAATGACCGTGCAAATTATTACCGAAACTAA
- the LOC127792927 gene encoding uncharacterized protein LOC127792927 isoform X7 yields the protein MQHDTQAILCHNSDCREKPNESHNALASNNTNQHLGEGDRCLVERADINSISTNKHDDRAQVDINSCNVGERAYRRKRRKTKPTQKVSGSVEGFPSCVPSVPDSSAGDSSLHNLDETTERKEQGGTYRRKRGKTKPTEKVSRSVEGFPSCVPSVPDSSAGDSSLHNLDETTERKEQGGTYQRKRGKTKPTEKVSGSVEGFPSCVPSIPDSSAGDSSLYNLDETTERKEQGGTYRRKRGKTKPTEKVSGSVEGFPSCVTSVPDSSAGDSSLHNLDETTERKEQGGTYRRKRGKTKPTEKVLGSVEGFPSCVTSVPDSSAGDSSLHNLDETTERKERGGTYRRKRGKTKPTEKVLGSVEGSPSSVTSVPDSSAGDSSLHGCIEKMMGEVVGGHGTPFLAVGVISPEKASSECPNSKPAYREQEQKIQTENLEETINRQTLVEDVSHVGLPEKCFEKGNMDNLGVKRNAILDVQSPKEICHKSTTSNEVCGGGDPSVEKLESENLVIQHRVKDEMPSSLQLDDINSAVNEKGGLQQRLQLSPEGAAPTNLGKKLLVLDVNGLLADIVPYVSEGYTPDTIISRKAVFKRPFCDDFLQFCFEKFHVGVWSSRTKRNVESVLDFLMGKSKQNLLFCWDQSHCTDTGFNTVENRDKPLLLKELKKLWEKHESNLPWERGEYNESNTLLLDDSPYKALKNPRHTAVFPLSYQYKDVNDNSLGPNGDLRVYLEGLALADNVQKYVELNPFGQRPITETNLSWGFYLKVIGTTSSIKQEDDTECSGCHKDLRNDRANYYRN from the exons ATGCAGCATGATACACAAGCGATTTTATGTCACAATAGTGACTGCAGAGAGAAGCCAAATGAGAGTCATAATGCCTTAGCAAGTAATAACACTAATCAACACCTTGGGGAGGGTGATCGATGCCTTGTTGAAAGAGCTGATATCAATTCTATTTCAACTAACAAACATGATGACCGTGCTCAGGTTGATATTAACTCTTGTAATGTGGGTGAACGAGCCTAtcgaaggaaaagaagaaagactAAGCCAACACAAAAAGTGTCAGGATCCGTCGAGGGGTTTCCCTCCTGTGTACCATCTGTACCAGACAGTTCAGCTGGAGATTCTTCCTTGCATAATTTAGATGAAACAACTGAGAGGAAGGAACAAGGTGGAACCTATCGAAGGAAAAGAGGAAAGACTAAGCCAACAGAAAAAGTGTCAAGATCCGTCGAGGGGTTTCCCTCCTGTGTACCATCTGTACCAGACAGTTCAGCTGGAGATTCTTCCTTGCATAATTTAGATGAAACAACTGAGAGGAAGGAACAAGGTGGAACCTATCAAAGGAAAAGAGGAAAGACTAAGCCAACAGAAAAAGTGTCAGGATCCGTCGAGGGGTTTCCCTCCTGTGTACCATCTATACCAGATAGTTCAGCTGGAGATTCTTCCTTGTATAATTTAGATGAAACAACTGAGAGGAAGGAACAAG GTGGAACCTATCGAAGGAAAAGAGGAAAGACTAAGCCAACAGAAAAAGTGTCAGGATCCGTCGAGGGGTTTCCCTCCTGTGTAACATCTGTACCAGACAGTTCAGCTGGAGATTCTTCCTTGCATAATTTAGATGAAACAACTGAGAGGAAGGAACAAGGTGGAACCTATCGAAGGAAAAGAGGAAAGACTAAGCCAACAGAAAAAGTGTTAGGATCCGTCGAGGGGTTTCCCTCCTGTGTAACATCTGTACCAGACAGTTCAGCTGGAGATTCTTCCTTGCATAATTTAGATGAAACAACTGAGAGGAAGGAACGAGGTGGAACCTATCGAAGGAAAAGAGGAAAGACTAAGCCAACAGAAAAAGTGTTAGGATCCGTCGAGGGGTCTCCCTCCTCTGTAACATCTGTACCAGACAGTTCAGCTGGAGATTCTTCCTTGCATGGCTGTATAGAGAAAATGATGGGGGAAGTGGTAGGAGGACATGGTACACCATTTTTGGCTGTAGGAGTTATCTCACCAGAAAAAGCTTCTAGTGAATGTCCAAATAGCAAACCTGCATATAGGGAACAAGAGCAAAAAATTCAGACGGAAAACTTGGAAGAGACTATTAACAGGCAAACTTTGGTGGAGGATGTGTCACATGTTGGTCTTCctgaaaaatgttttgaaaaggGTAACATGGATAACCTAGGTGTCAAGCGGAATGCAATACTTGATGTGCAATCTCCAAAAGAAATTTGTCATAAATCCACAACATCCAATGAAGTATGTGGTGGTGGTGATCCTTCTGTTGAGAAACTAGAGTCTGAAAATTTGGTAATACAACACAGGGTAAAAGATGAAATGCCTTCATCATTGCAGTTGGATGATATTAATTCAGCTGTTAATGAAAAGGGAGGGCTTCAACAGAGGTTGCAGTTGTCGCCCGAAGGAGCAGCTCCTACCAATTTGGGAAAAAAGCTTCTCGTTCTTGATGTAAATGGACTGCTGGCTGATATTGTTCCTTATGTATCTGAAGGATATACACCAGACACAATAATATCAAGGAAAGCAG TATTCAAGAGGCCCTTTTGCGATGATTTTTTGCAATTTTGCTTTGAGAAATTTCATGTGGGTGTCTGGTCATCAAGGACCAA GAGGAATGTGGAATCAGTTCTTGattttctcatgggaaaatccAAGCAGAATTTGCTTTTCTGTTGG GACCAGTCTCACTGTACAGATACGGGTTTCAATACAGTTGAGAACAGAGACAAGCCTCTGCTTTTGAAAGAACTGAAGAAATTATGGGAAAAGCATGAATCAAATCTTCCATGGGAGAGGGGAGAATATAATGAATCAAACACACTACTGTTGGATGATTCTCCCTACAAGGCCTTGAAGAATCCT CGCCATACAGCCGTCTTCCCTCTTTCATACCAGTACAAGGACGTAAATGATAATTCTTTAG GACCTAATGGTGACCTTCGGGTTTATCTGGAAGGATTAGCGTTGGCTGACAATGTCCAAAAATACGTAGAGCTGAATCCATTTGGCCAACGGCCTATCACGGAGACGAATTTATCTTGGGGTTTTTATCTTAAGGTTATTGGGACCACCTcatccataaagcaagaagatgATACTGAATGTTCTGGTTGTCATAAAGATTTGCGGAATGACCGTGCAAATTATTACCGAAACTAA
- the LOC127792927 gene encoding uncharacterized protein LOC127792927 isoform X12 — MQHDTQAILCHNSDCREKPNESHNALASNNTNQHLGEGDRCLVERADINSISTNKHDDRAQVDINSCNVGERAYRRKRRKTKPTQKVSGSVEGFPSCVPSVPDSSAGDSSLHNLDETTERKEQGGTYRRKRGKTKPTEKVSRSVEGFPSCVPSVPDSSAGDSSLHNLDETTERKEQGGTYRRKRGKTKPTEKVLGSVEGFPSCVTSVPDSSAGDSSLHNLDETTERKERGGTYRRKRGKTKPTEKVLGSVEGSPSSVTSVPDSSAGDSSLHGCIEKMMGEVVGGHGTPFLAVGVISPEKASSECPNSKPAYREQEQKIQTENLEETINRQTLVEDVSHVGLPEKCFEKGNMDNLGVKRNAILDVQSPKEICHKSTTSNEVCGGGDPSVEKLESENLVIQHRVKDEMPSSLQLDDINSAVNEKGGLQQRLQLSPEGAAPTNLGKKLLVLDVNGLLADIVPYVSEGYTPDTIISRKAVFKRPFCDDFLQFCFEKFHVGVWSSRTKRNVESVLDFLMGKSKQNLLFCWDQSHCTDTGFNTVENRDKPLLLKELKKLWEKHESNLPWERGEYNESNTLLLDDSPYKALKNPRHTAVFPLSYQYKDVNDNSLGPNGDLRVYLEGLALADNVQKYVELNPFGQRPITETNLSWGFYLKVIGTTSSIKQEDDTECSGCHKDLRNDRANYYRN; from the exons ATGCAGCATGATACACAAGCGATTTTATGTCACAATAGTGACTGCAGAGAGAAGCCAAATGAGAGTCATAATGCCTTAGCAAGTAATAACACTAATCAACACCTTGGGGAGGGTGATCGATGCCTTGTTGAAAGAGCTGATATCAATTCTATTTCAACTAACAAACATGATGACCGTGCTCAGGTTGATATTAACTCTTGTAATGTGGGTGAACGAGCCTAtcgaaggaaaagaagaaagactAAGCCAACACAAAAAGTGTCAGGATCCGTCGAGGGGTTTCCCTCCTGTGTACCATCTGTACCAGACAGTTCAGCTGGAGATTCTTCCTTGCATAATTTAGATGAAACAACTGAGAGGAAGGAACAAGGTGGAACCTATCGAAGGAAAAGAGGAAAGACTAAGCCAACAGAAAAAGTGTCAAGATCCGTCGAGGGGTTTCCCTCCTGTGTACCATCTGTACCAGACAGTTCAGCTGGAGATTCTTCCTTGCATAATTTAGATGAAACAACTGAGAGGAAGGAACAAG GTGGAACCTATCGAAGGAAAAGAGGAAAGACTAAGCCAACAGAAAAAGTGTTAGGATCCGTCGAGGGGTTTCCCTCCTGTGTAACATCTGTACCAGACAGTTCAGCTGGAGATTCTTCCTTGCATAATTTAGATGAAACAACTGAGAGGAAGGAACGAGGTGGAACCTATCGAAGGAAAAGAGGAAAGACTAAGCCAACAGAAAAAGTGTTAGGATCCGTCGAGGGGTCTCCCTCCTCTGTAACATCTGTACCAGACAGTTCAGCTGGAGATTCTTCCTTGCATGGCTGTATAGAGAAAATGATGGGGGAAGTGGTAGGAGGACATGGTACACCATTTTTGGCTGTAGGAGTTATCTCACCAGAAAAAGCTTCTAGTGAATGTCCAAATAGCAAACCTGCATATAGGGAACAAGAGCAAAAAATTCAGACGGAAAACTTGGAAGAGACTATTAACAGGCAAACTTTGGTGGAGGATGTGTCACATGTTGGTCTTCctgaaaaatgttttgaaaaggGTAACATGGATAACCTAGGTGTCAAGCGGAATGCAATACTTGATGTGCAATCTCCAAAAGAAATTTGTCATAAATCCACAACATCCAATGAAGTATGTGGTGGTGGTGATCCTTCTGTTGAGAAACTAGAGTCTGAAAATTTGGTAATACAACACAGGGTAAAAGATGAAATGCCTTCATCATTGCAGTTGGATGATATTAATTCAGCTGTTAATGAAAAGGGAGGGCTTCAACAGAGGTTGCAGTTGTCGCCCGAAGGAGCAGCTCCTACCAATTTGGGAAAAAAGCTTCTCGTTCTTGATGTAAATGGACTGCTGGCTGATATTGTTCCTTATGTATCTGAAGGATATACACCAGACACAATAATATCAAGGAAAGCAG TATTCAAGAGGCCCTTTTGCGATGATTTTTTGCAATTTTGCTTTGAGAAATTTCATGTGGGTGTCTGGTCATCAAGGACCAA GAGGAATGTGGAATCAGTTCTTGattttctcatgggaaaatccAAGCAGAATTTGCTTTTCTGTTGG GACCAGTCTCACTGTACAGATACGGGTTTCAATACAGTTGAGAACAGAGACAAGCCTCTGCTTTTGAAAGAACTGAAGAAATTATGGGAAAAGCATGAATCAAATCTTCCATGGGAGAGGGGAGAATATAATGAATCAAACACACTACTGTTGGATGATTCTCCCTACAAGGCCTTGAAGAATCCT CGCCATACAGCCGTCTTCCCTCTTTCATACCAGTACAAGGACGTAAATGATAATTCTTTAG GACCTAATGGTGACCTTCGGGTTTATCTGGAAGGATTAGCGTTGGCTGACAATGTCCAAAAATACGTAGAGCTGAATCCATTTGGCCAACGGCCTATCACGGAGACGAATTTATCTTGGGGTTTTTATCTTAAGGTTATTGGGACCACCTcatccataaagcaagaagatgATACTGAATGTTCTGGTTGTCATAAAGATTTGCGGAATGACCGTGCAAATTATTACCGAAACTAA
- the LOC127792927 gene encoding uncharacterized protein LOC127792927 isoform X6, translated as MQHDTQAILCHNSDCREKPNESHNALASNNTNQHLGEGDRCLVERADINSISTNKHDDRAQVDINSCNVGERAYRRKRRKTKPTQKVSGSVEGFPSCVPSVPDSSAGDSSLHNLDETTERKEQGGTYRRKRGKTKPTEKVSGSVEGFPSCVTFVPDSSVGDSSLHNLDETTEKKEQGGTYRRKRGKTKPTEKVSGSVEGFPSCVTSVPDSSAGDSSLHNLDETTERKEQGGTYRRKRGKTKPTEKVSGSVEGFPSCVTSVPDSSAGDSSLHNLDETTERKEQGGTYRRKRGKTKPTEKVLGSVEGFPSCVTSVPDSSAGDSSLHNLDETTERKERGGTYRRKRGKTKPTEKVLGSVEGSPSSVTSVPDSSAGDSSLHGCIEKMMGEVVGGHGTPFLAVGVISPEKASSECPNSKPAYREQEQKIQTENLEETINRQTLVEDVSHVGLPEKCFEKGNMDNLGVKRNAILDVQSPKEICHKSTTSNEVCGGGDPSVEKLESENLVIQHRVKDEMPSSLQLDDINSAVNEKGGLQQRLQLSPEGAAPTNLGKKLLVLDVNGLLADIVPYVSEGYTPDTIISRKAVFKRPFCDDFLQFCFEKFHVGVWSSRTKRNVESVLDFLMGKSKQNLLFCWDQSHCTDTGFNTVENRDKPLLLKELKKLWEKHESNLPWERGEYNESNTLLLDDSPYKALKNPRHTAVFPLSYQYKDVNDNSLGPNGDLRVYLEGLALADNVQKYVELNPFGQRPITETNLSWGFYLKVIGTTSSIKQEDDTECSGCHKDLRNDRANYYRN; from the exons ATGCAGCATGATACACAAGCGATTTTATGTCACAATAGTGACTGCAGAGAGAAGCCAAATGAGAGTCATAATGCCTTAGCAAGTAATAACACTAATCAACACCTTGGGGAGGGTGATCGATGCCTTGTTGAAAGAGCTGATATCAATTCTATTTCAACTAACAAACATGATGACCGTGCTCAGGTTGATATTAACTCTTGTAATGTGGGTGAACGAGCCTAtcgaaggaaaagaagaaagactAAGCCAACACAAAAAGTGTCAGGATCCGTCGAGGGGTTTCCCTCCTGTGTACCATCTGTACCAGACAGTTCAGCTGGAGATTCTTCCTTGCATAATTTAGATGAAACAACTGAGAGGAAGGAACAAG GTGGAACCTATCGAAGGAAAAGAGGAAAGACTAAGCCAACAGAAAAAGTGTCAGGATCCGTCGAGGGGTTTCCCTCCTGTGTAACATTTGTACCAGACAGTTCAGTTGGAGATTCTTCCTTGCATAATTTAGATGAAACAACTGAGAAGAAGGAACAAGGTGGAACCTATCGAAGGAAAAGAGGAAAGACTAAGCCAACAGAAAAAGTGTCAGGATCCGTCGAGGGGTTTCCCTCCTGTGTAACATCTGTACCAGACAGTTCAGCTGGAGATTCTTCCTTGCATAATTTAGATGAAACAACTGAGAGGAAGGAACAAGGTGGAACCTATCGAAGGAAAAGAGGAAAGACTAAGCCAACAGAAAAAGTGTCAGGATCCGTCGAGGGGTTTCCCTCCTGTGTAACATCTGTACCAGACAGTTCAGCTGGAGATTCTTCCTTGCATAATTTAGATGAAACAACTGAGAGGAAGGAACAAGGTGGAACCTATCGAAGGAAAAGAGGAAAGACTAAGCCAACAGAAAAAGTGTTAGGATCCGTCGAGGGGTTTCCCTCCTGTGTAACATCTGTACCAGACAGTTCAGCTGGAGATTCTTCCTTGCATAATTTAGATGAAACAACTGAGAGGAAGGAACGAGGTGGAACCTATCGAAGGAAAAGAGGAAAGACTAAGCCAACAGAAAAAGTGTTAGGATCCGTCGAGGGGTCTCCCTCCTCTGTAACATCTGTACCAGACAGTTCAGCTGGAGATTCTTCCTTGCATGGCTGTATAGAGAAAATGATGGGGGAAGTGGTAGGAGGACATGGTACACCATTTTTGGCTGTAGGAGTTATCTCACCAGAAAAAGCTTCTAGTGAATGTCCAAATAGCAAACCTGCATATAGGGAACAAGAGCAAAAAATTCAGACGGAAAACTTGGAAGAGACTATTAACAGGCAAACTTTGGTGGAGGATGTGTCACATGTTGGTCTTCctgaaaaatgttttgaaaaggGTAACATGGATAACCTAGGTGTCAAGCGGAATGCAATACTTGATGTGCAATCTCCAAAAGAAATTTGTCATAAATCCACAACATCCAATGAAGTATGTGGTGGTGGTGATCCTTCTGTTGAGAAACTAGAGTCTGAAAATTTGGTAATACAACACAGGGTAAAAGATGAAATGCCTTCATCATTGCAGTTGGATGATATTAATTCAGCTGTTAATGAAAAGGGAGGGCTTCAACAGAGGTTGCAGTTGTCGCCCGAAGGAGCAGCTCCTACCAATTTGGGAAAAAAGCTTCTCGTTCTTGATGTAAATGGACTGCTGGCTGATATTGTTCCTTATGTATCTGAAGGATATACACCAGACACAATAATATCAAGGAAAGCAG TATTCAAGAGGCCCTTTTGCGATGATTTTTTGCAATTTTGCTTTGAGAAATTTCATGTGGGTGTCTGGTCATCAAGGACCAA GAGGAATGTGGAATCAGTTCTTGattttctcatgggaaaatccAAGCAGAATTTGCTTTTCTGTTGG GACCAGTCTCACTGTACAGATACGGGTTTCAATACAGTTGAGAACAGAGACAAGCCTCTGCTTTTGAAAGAACTGAAGAAATTATGGGAAAAGCATGAATCAAATCTTCCATGGGAGAGGGGAGAATATAATGAATCAAACACACTACTGTTGGATGATTCTCCCTACAAGGCCTTGAAGAATCCT CGCCATACAGCCGTCTTCCCTCTTTCATACCAGTACAAGGACGTAAATGATAATTCTTTAG GACCTAATGGTGACCTTCGGGTTTATCTGGAAGGATTAGCGTTGGCTGACAATGTCCAAAAATACGTAGAGCTGAATCCATTTGGCCAACGGCCTATCACGGAGACGAATTTATCTTGGGGTTTTTATCTTAAGGTTATTGGGACCACCTcatccataaagcaagaagatgATACTGAATGTTCTGGTTGTCATAAAGATTTGCGGAATGACCGTGCAAATTATTACCGAAACTAA